The proteins below come from a single Takifugu rubripes chromosome 10, fTakRub1.2, whole genome shotgun sequence genomic window:
- the sbspon gene encoding somatomedin-B and thrombospondin type-1 domain-containing protein, whose protein sequence is MGPSVEFTCVLLTVFTLTKNLLVSGGCSGKCCHGRDLDCFTTDWRMDRVYTTCYCDQDCVKTKDCCFDYFTECPAQNCKVSEWSFWSGCAVPCTPSLRMRVREVERQPSHSGAPCPSLEQRSGCRDYRDHWGRHCGHKSGPAFITSMEFGKARPKHDHYGNPLNTGFCMEFRVESRTSQCTLGNQPHTRWMGYIAEGFIVCVACEPPAMPHYSSSCQGDGQESDKDTVLHWQAAVNHQCSGTWRKIQKTQQCNCPPQHSFVFI, encoded by the exons ATGGGACCCTCTGTGGAGTTTACCTGCGTTCTGCTGACTGTCTTCACGCTGACCAAGAACCTTCTGGTGTCTGGAGGTTGCTCAGGGAAATGCTGCCACGGCAGGGACCTGGACTGTTTCaccacagactggaggatgGACCGAGTGTACACGACTTGCTACTGCGACCAGGACTGCGTCAAGACCAAGGACTGCTGCTTCGACTACTTCACAGAGTGTCCAG CCCAGAACTGCAAAGTGAGTGAATGGAGCTTTTGGAGCGGCTGTGCCGTACCCTGCACGCCATCACTTCGAATGCGTGTCCGCGAGGTCGAGCGGCAGCCCAGTCACAGCGGAGCGCCCTGTCCCAGTCTGGAACAACGAAGCGGCTGCAGGGACTACAGGGACCACTGGGGCAGGCACTGTGGGCACAAATCAG GTCCTGCGTTCATCACCAGCATGGAGTTCGGAAAAGCAAGGCCTAAGCACGATCACTATGGAAACCCCCTAAACACTGG ATTCTGTATGGAATTTCGAGTGGAGTCCAGGACATCTCAGTGTACACTGGGGAAccagccacacacacgctggATGGGCTACATCGCAGAaggttttattgtgtgtgtggcATGTGAACCTCCTGCCATGCCACACTATAGTAGCAGCTGTCAAGGAGACGGCCAGGAATCAGACAA AGACACTGTGCTCCACTGGCAGGCAGCAGTGAACCATCAGTGCAGCGGCACATGGAGGAAGATCCAGAAAACTCAGCAGTGCAACTGTCCACCCCAGCACAGCTTTGTCTTCATCTGA
- the fen1 gene encoding flap endonuclease 1 — translation MGIHGLAKLIADQAPGAIKEQDIKNYFGRKIAIDASMCMYQFLIAVRQDGNVLQNEDGETTSHLMGMFYRTIRMLEHGIKPVYVFDGKPPQLKSSELEKRGEKRAEAEKLLAQAQETGEQENIEKFSKRLVKVTKQHSDECKKLLTLMGVPYIEAPCEAEASCAALVKAGKVFATATEDMDGLTFGTNVLLRHLTASEAKKLPIQEFHFSRVLQETGLTNEQFIDLCILLGCDYCGTIKGIGPKRAIDLIKQHGSIEEILENIDTNKYPSPEDWLFKEARGLFVNPDVVDCSTVELKWGEPDEDGLIQFMCNEKQFSEDRIRNGCKKIVKSRQGSTQGRLDSFFTVTGSLSSKRKEPEGKGSAKKKQKTGATPGKFRRGK, via the exons ATGGGAATACATGGACTTGCTAAACTGATTGCTGATCAGGCCCCTGGTGCCATCAAGGAGCAAGATATCAAGAACTATTTCG GGAGGAAAATTGCCATTGATGCCTCTATGTGTATGTATCAGTTTCTGATTGCTGTACGTCAAGATGGTAATGTTCTGCAGAATGAGGACGGAGAGACAACAAG CCATCTGATGGGAATGTTCTACCGGACAATCCGTATGCTGGAACATGGAATCAAACCAGTGTATGTGTTTGATGGCAAGCCTCCACAACTCAAATCGTCAGAG ctggaaaagagaggagaaaagagggcaGAAGCAGAGAAGCTTTTGGCTCAAGCTCAAGAAACTG GGGAACAGGAAAATATTGAGAAATTCAGTAAACGTCTCGTAAAAGTTACCAAGCAGCATAGTGACGAGTGCAAAAAACTGCTGACCCTGATGGGAGTGCCTTATATTGAG gCTCCTTGTGAAGCAGAGGccagctgtgctgctctggTGAAGGCAGGAAAGGTCTttgccacagcaacagaggATATGGATGGGCTTACATTTGGGACAAATGTTCTACTCAGACACCTCACTGCCAGTGAAGCAAA aaaacttCCCATTCAAGAATTCCACTTCTCCAGGGTCCTGCAGGAAACTGGCCTGACCAATGAACAG TTTATAGACTTGTGTATCCTCCTCGGCTGCGACTACTGCGGTACTATCAAGGGTATCGGCCCCAAGAGAGCCATCGACCTGATTAAACAGCACGGCTCCATTGAAGAGATCCTTGAAAATATTGACACAAAC AAGTATCCTTCTCCTGAAGACTGGCTGTTCAAAGAGGCTCGGGGTTTGTTTGTGAACCCAGATGTGGTGGATTGTTCCACTGTAGAGTTAAAGTGGGGGGAGCCAGATGAGGACGGATTGATCCAGTTCATGTGTAATGAGAAACAGTTCAG TGAAGACAGGATACGTAATGGCTGTAAGAAGATTGTGAAGAGCAGAcagggcagcacacaggggcgACTGGATTCTTTCTTCACTGTCACTGGCTCTCTATCCTCCAAGCGGAAG GAACCAGAGGGGAAAGGATCagcaaaaaagaagcagaagactGGAGCCACACCAGGCAAATTTAGAAGGGGGAAATAG
- the terf1 gene encoding telomeric repeat-binding factor 1 — MSAGKEMDANGSQSFSSVSSLVTGWTLDFMFISLYRYFKEGNLDKFNEVLATFEGISQSPSVKGEQSKKLLICAFLARIMHGKQLDVQFEDEAKVMPLMSAAKVWSELRTTVVDESVYKTINNLLFVQIVAVCLEKSKRSAASSALRWFENNLECPKNVKARLLAIVTKNELQHPILKSFSYSRLLRTIESYLDEYLERNPSDYLLKMATEMAQSSQHMEGPWDSGSQDGSHLESVKNKGEKAEGEVRSKKKLLSTKISDLWEPDTCKKPTVAIKRIPQNELFQLMAVKTAGDSNLSQSQIKKRKPPQKWTAKLDKYLKNGVKRHGQGNWSRILLDYDFEGRTGVMLKDRWRVLVRAYKAS; from the exons ATGTCAGCGGGAAAGGAAATGGATGCAAATGGaagtcagagtttttccagtgTTTCCAGTCTAGTTACTGGATGGACGTTGGACTTTATGTTTATAAGCCTCTATCGGTATTTTAAAGAAGGCAACCTCGATAAATTCAATGAAGTTCTTGCGACATTTGAAG GTATTTCTCAGAGTCCATCTGTGAAAGGAGAACAAAGCAAGAAACTTTTAATATGTGCCTTCCTTGCTAGAATCATGCATGGAAAGCAGCTTG ATGTGCAGTTTGAAGACGAAGCCAAGGTGATGCCTCTGATGTCTGCTGCCAAAGTGTGGTCGGAGTTGAGGACCACTGTGGTGGATGAAAGTGTGTACAAAACTATTAACAACCTTTTGTTTGTCCAG ATTGTGGCTGTGTGTTTGGAGAAAAGTAAAAGATCTGCAGCTTCCTCTGCACTCAGATGGTTTGAGAATAACCTTGAATGCCCAAAG AACGTGAAGGCTCGACTTTTGGCAATTGTGACGAAGAATGAGCTGCAGCATCCAATCCTTAAGAGCTTCAGCTACAGCCGCCTGCTGAGGACAATAGAGTCCTATTTGGATGAATATTTGGAAAGGAACCCATCTGACTATCTTCTCAAG ATGGCCACAGAGATGGCGCAGTCATCACAGCACATGGAGGGTCCGTGGGACAGTGGATCACAGGACGGGTCTCACTTGGAATCAGTCAAGAATAAAGG ggAAAAGGCGGAGGGGGAAGTAAG ATCAAAAAAGAAACTGCTGTCCACGAAAATAAGTGATTTATGGGAGCCTGATACATGCAAGAAACCAACCGTGGCCATCAAAAGAATCCCACAGAATG AATTATTTCAGCTGATGGCTGTGAAGACAGCTGGTGACTCCAATCTCTCACAAAGCcaaataaagaagagaaaaccACCACAG AAATGGACAGCCAAACTAGACAAGTACCTGAAGAATGGTGTCAAACGTCACGGCCAGGGGAATTGGTCCCGCATATTGTTGGACTATGACTTTGAAGGACGCACTGGTGTCATGCTCAAAGACCGTTGGAGGGTTCTAGTGAGGGCATACAAAGCCAGCTAA